One window from the genome of Aricia agestis chromosome 6, ilAriAges1.1, whole genome shotgun sequence encodes:
- the LOC121727942 gene encoding RIMS-binding protein 2 isoform X8 codes for MSGYSMSSGGESDALSRRLREAERARADAERAHADALAQLRNAQRSPLDAHNVEQLQSRVRELEKKAALETVRCEELQLEMSSAMRPRGATTTSWTTPIAQPASEIERIMAKIEQDNRILAELEHTRSTTHGRFSIGMQQSGSNQALGEFHSPTPSPHPHSYTSTTGHVALCQSSTMPTLSGLHATQSQFTAPSSNSVAYSMGVHNPTSYSNPVASSYGMTNTHQVTFTNPVTAPLVNNIGQISSTLAGLQSNLQNITGNVSGMNLGTNITGPSITGTLPGTGLTSCLNNPPVSLSSGLTSTLAGIQSSLTGALGNTLSNLTSGTQLGALNTSLNATNAFGTGAGTYTNPLLSSGLGTNAMNIKLKPMDEIDLGLSRFGTSNPPLVRATTPVTPHQPSWNLGLDNQFGTDRLGTLDSTFCHDRGTRAIRLLPNNMLDMDVRNTHYMNGGGSAEPQVDMLDIPGKGRCCVYIARFSYDPPDVETAEGELSICAGDYLLVWGQADPNATMLDAELLDGRRGLVPANFVQRLVGDDLLEFHQAVVATLRDVDETATTAISDLSLSRDVARLSEMADISEGPEDDDNVPAPRQLSLERQLNKSVLIGWTAPEGVQQANIESYHVYVDGVLKTTVKATERTRALVEGVDANRPHRISVRSVTATRRTSRDAACTMVIGRDTGNMGPTCVRASGVTCSQAIISWLPANSNHQHVVCVNNVEVRTVKPGVYRHTITGLSPSTQYRVTVRAKHLRAGPPGMPIEEAPGAYTDFRTLPKGLPDPPNEIMVEAGPQDGTLLVTWQPVLRPPASGPVTGYAVYADGKKVTDVDSPTGDHALIDIGKLIGLNPKCVTVRTKSRDSQSSDSAPTPIPPAVLRGVASRGPRGPGPGQIPGQNQQAQGYRMQRPQPYQQQQQVIEHDENLSDKEIFPTNRHDQQAAAQPTSGFGTGLLKSIFDKITPSQPSQPAQASQQPSNQQYQNTQAYHGTQQPPFPPGGQFPSNQPHQYPGQSQQYQNPPPRNHNERGRPPNPHQQNPQGQQGPMPQYGPRGGPPVGPRGPHPGQRSQMHQPHSQSKRSRYFIALFDYDPATMSPNPESCDEELPFSEGDTIKVWGDKDADGFYWGECRGRRGYVPHNMVEEVSEQEATGQAAAKPRDRWTDAYANQPVRRMVALYDYDPQELSPNVDADAELSFQTGQIIHVYGDMDDDGFYMAEIDGLRGLVPSNFLTEANDQYTAGQTSQGAGMAGRGAVPGGSVPGGGQGRGRGAPPGPGARGPPPPPRDNVAPAPRNHHRKTDACPLPPSQLDHNTSASNPEQANSQSRGRGAAAAAASTIARTSAGNAGTPTAQSPGTGATLAMPPVGTTTAVSTSPARRGGPTVVPAPTAQPPAPQPAAGQPQPATSQPNLMQKFTEMTAPGGDILSKGKELIFMKFGLGGK; via the exons ATGAGTGGGTACAGCATGTCGAGCGGCGGCGAGTCGGACGCGCTGTCGCGGCGGCTGCGTGAGGCGGAGCGCGCGCGGGCCGACGCCGAGCGCGCGCACGCAGACGCGCTGGCGCAGCTGCGGAACGCGCAACGTTCGCCGCTCGACGCGCACAACGTCGAACAGCTGCAGTCGAGGGTACGGGAGTTGGAGAAGAAG GCTGCATTGGAAACTGTCCGTTGCGAAGAACTTCAGTTGGAGATGTCATCGGCGATGCGCCCGCGCGGCGCCACCACCACGTCGTGGACGACTCCCATCGCACAACCTGCCTCGGAAATTGAACGAATCATGGCGAAGATCGAGCAAGACAATCGAATCTTGGCTGAATTGGAACATACTAGATCTACCACTCATGGTAGGTTCTCCATAG GCATGCAACAAAGTGGATCTAATCAGGCCCTGGGGGAATTCCATTCACCGACGCCATCACCTCACCCCCACTCGTACACGAGCACGACGGGGCACGTAGCACTGTGTCAGAGCAGCACCATGCCCACTCTGTCGGGGCTACACGCCACGCAGTCGCAGTTCACGGCCCCCAGCTCCAACTCCGTCGCCTACTCCATGGGCGTTCACAACCCGACCTCATACTCGAACCCCGTAGCCTCGAGCTACGGAATGACCAACACTCATCAAGTCACGTTCACCAACCCAGTTACCGCTCCTCTAGTTAACAATATAGGTCAAATTTCAAGCACCCTGGCAGGACTGCAGTcaaatttacaaaacataacCGGAAACGTATCGGGAATGAATCTCGGCACGAATATTACCGGACCGTCTATCACTGGCACGCTCCCAGGAACCGGTCTGACGAGCTGTTTGAATAATCCACCTGTAAGTTTGTCGTCGGGATTAACGAGTACATTGGCGGGAATACAATCATCATTAACGGGAGCTCTCGGAAACACGCTCTCGAATCTAACAAGTGGTACTCAACTCGGTGCATTAAATACGAGTTTAAATGCGACGAATGCATTCGGAACGGGCGCCGGGACGTACACGAATCCTCTGCTATCAAGCGGTCTGGGAACTAACGCTATGAATATTAAACTTAAGCCGATGGATGAAATTGATCTCGGATTATCTAGGTTCGGAACGAGTAATCCGCCATTAGTTAGAGCGACCACACCCGTAACTCCGCACCAACCGAGCTGGAACTTAGGTTTAGATAACCAATTTGGAACTGATAGACTAGGAACCTTAGATTCGACGTTCTGCCACGACCGGGGTACGAGAGCTATAAGACTTTTACCGAATAATATGTTGGATATGGACG taCGTAATACGCATTATATGAATGGCGGCGGCTCAGCAGAGCCTCAAGTTGATATGTTGGATATACCTGGAAAGGGCAGATGTTGTGTTTATATTGCAAGATTTTCTTACGACCCACCAGA CGTTGAGACAGCAGAGGGAGAGCTATCAATATGTGCTGGAGACTATCTGCTTGTGTGGGGTCAAGCTGATCCCAATGCGACAATGCTTGACGCAGAATTACTTGACGGAAGACGCGGCCTTGTGCCAGCCAACTTCGTACAAAGACTAGTTGGAGACGACCTTTTAGAATTCCATCAG GCCGTTGTTGCTACATTGAGAGACGTAGACGAAACAGCAACTACTGCTATTAGCGACTTATCACTCAGTCGAGACGTGGCCAGACTTAGTGAAATGGCCGATATCAGTGAAGGACCAGAAGACGACGATAATG TGCCGGCGCCACGGCAGCTGAGCTTGGAGAGACAGCTGAACAAGTCGGTGCTGATCGGCTGGACGGCGCCCGAAGGGGTTCAGCAGGCCAACATCGAGAGCTACCATGTGTACGTCGACGGAGTCCTGAAGACGACGGTCAAAGCGACGGAGCGCACACGAGCGCTCGTCGAGGGTGTGGATGCTAACAGA CCTCATCGCATCAGCGTGCGGTCCGTGACGGCGACGCGACGTACCTCCCGCGACGCCGCCTGTACGATGGTCATTGGTAGAGACACTGGTAACATGGGCCCGACGTGCGTTAGAGCGAGCGGCGTCACCTGCTCCCAAGCTATCATATCATGGCTACCGGCTAATTCTAATCATCAACACGTCGTTTGCGTTAACAATGTCGAA GTGCGAACTGTCAAACCGGGTGTATACCGTCATACAATCACTGGGCTATCACCGAGCACGCAGTATCGAGTTACCGTACGGGCTAAACACTTACGAGCTGGCCCCCCCGGTATGCCCATAGAAGAAGCACCCGGCGCTTACACCGACTTCCGAACGCTACCCAAAGGACTTCCGGACCCACCGAACGAAATCATG GTGGAAGCTGGACCCCAGGACGGCACTCTGCTAGTGACATGGCAGCCGGTGCTCCGACCGCCCGCGTCCGGCCCCGTTACCGGATACGCAGTATACGCCGACGGCAAGAAGGTGACCGACGTAGATTCGCCGACGGGCGATCACGCGCTCATCGATATTGGCAAACTGATTGGCCTCAATCCCAAATGTGTCACT GTGCGAACTAAGTCTCGAGACAGCCAATCCAGTGATAGCGCTCCGACCCCTATTCCACCGGCCGTGCTTCGAGGTGTGGCATCGCGGGGCCCCCGGGGACCAGGCCCAGGGCAAATTCCGGGACAAAATCAACAGGCTCAAGGCTATCGAATGCAACGCCCCCAACCTTATCAGCAGCAGCAGCAAGTAATAGAGCACGATGAAAACCTCTCCGATAAGGAAATCTTCCCCACCAATCGTCACGATCAGCAGGCGGCAGCTCAG CCTACGAGCGGATTCGGCACAGGTCTCCTAAAGAGTATATTCGACAAAATAACCCCTTCG CAGCCGTCCCAACCTGCACAAGCGTCGCAACAGCCTTCAAATCAGCAGTACCAGAATACACAAGCCTACCATGGCACGCAGCAACCCCCCTTTCCTCCGGGCGGCCAGTTTCCAAGTAACCAGCCGCACCAATATCCCGGTCAGTCGCAGCAGTATCAGAACCCTCCGCCTAGAAACCACAACGAAAGGGGTCGCCCACCCAACCCACATCAG CAAAACCCACAAGGTCAACAAGGTCCCATGCCCCAATACGGTCCCCGTGGGGGCCCTCCGGTAGGCCCTAGAGGCCCACACCCTGGCCAGCGATCGCAAATGCATCAACCTCACTCCCAATCAAAAAGAAGCCGCTACTTCATAGCATTATTCGACTACGACCCAGCCACGATGAGTCCAAACCCGGAAAGCTGCGATGAAGAGTTGCCCTTCAGTGAAGGAGACACAATCAAG GTTTGGGGAGACAAAGACGCCGATGGATTCTATTGGGGCGAGTGTCGTGGTCGGCGAGGATACGTGCCGCACAACATGGTGGAGGAGGTCTCCGAGCAGGAGGCCACCGGCCAAGCCGCCGCCAAGCCGAGAGACAGATGGACGGACGCGTACGCCAACCAGCCCGTCAGGAGAATGGTCGCTCTGTACGATTACGACCCGCAGGAGCTCAGTCCCAATGTAGACGCCGAT GCGGAGCTAAGCTTCCAGACGGGTCAGATAATTCACGTGTACGGAGATATGGATGATGATGGATTTTATATGGCTGAAATCGACGGCTTGAGAGGACTAGTCCCTAGCAACTTCCTAACGGAGGCTAACGATCAATACACGGCAGGACAAACTAGTCAAG GAGCAGGAATGGCGGGGCGAGGTGCAGTACCGGGAGGCAGCGTCCCGGGAGGCGGGCAGGGGCGAGGGCGGGGCGCGCCCCCCGGGCCAGGGGCGAGgggcccgcccccgcccccgcggGACAACGTCGCCCCCGCGCCGAGAAACCACCACCGGAAAACAG ATGCCTGCCCTCTTCCCCCTTCTCAGTTAGACCACAACACATCCGCCAGTAATCCAGAACAGGCGAATTCTCAG TCGAGGGGGAgaggcgcggcggcggcggcggcgagcaCGATCGCGCGCACGAGCGCTGGTAACGCGGGCACGCCGACCGCGCAGTCGCCCGGCACCGGCGCGACGCTGGCCATGCCGCCCGTGGGCACCACCACCGCCGTGAGCACGTCGCCCGCGCGCCGCGGCGGCCCCACCGTGGTGCCGGCGCCCACCGCGCAGCCCCCCGCGCCGCAGCCCGCCGCCGGCCAGCCGCAGCCCGCCACCTCGCAGCCCAACCTCATGCAGAAGTTTACGGAGATGACGGCGCCCGGCGGCGACATCCTCAGCAAGGGCAAGGAGCTCATCTTCATGAAGTTCGGGCTGGGCGGGAAATAA
- the LOC121727942 gene encoding RIMS-binding protein 2 isoform X7, producing the protein MSGYSMSSGGESDALSRRLREAERARADAERAHADALAQLRNAQRSPLDAHNVEQLQSRVRELEKKAALETVRCEELQLEMSSAMRPRGATTTSWTTPIAQPASEIERIMAKIEQDNRILAELEHTRSTTHGRFSIGMQQSGSNQALGEFHSPTPSPHPHSYTSTTGHVALCQSSTMPTLSGLHATQSQFTAPSSNSVAYSMGVHNPTSYSNPVASSYGMTNTHQVTFTNPVTAPLVNNIGQISSTLAGLQSNLQNITGNVSGMNLGTNITGPSITGTLPGTGLTSCLNNPPVSLSSGLTSTLAGIQSSLTGALGNTLSNLTSGTQLGALNTSLNATNAFGTGAGTYTNPLLSSGLGTNAMNIKLKPMDEIDLGLSRFGTSNPPLVRATTPVTPHQPSWNLGLDNQFGTDRLGTLDSTFCHDRGTRAIRLLPNNMLDMDVRNTHYMNGGGSAEPQVDMLDIPGKGRCCVYIARFSYDPPDVETAEGELSICAGDYLLVWGQADPNATMLDAELLDGRRGLVPANFVQRLVGDDLLEFHQAVVATLRDVDETATTAISDLSLSRDVARLSEMADISEGPEDDDNVPAPRQLSLERQLNKSVLIGWTAPEGVQQANIESYHVYVDGVLKTTVKATERTRALVEGVDANRPHRISVRSVTATRRTSRDAACTMVIGRDTGNMGPTCVRASGVTCSQAIISWLPANSNHQHVVCVNNVEVRTVKPGVYRHTITGLSPSTQYRVTVRAKHLRAGPPGMPIEEAPGAYTDFRTLPKGLPDPPNEIMVEAGPQDGTLLVTWQPVLRPPASGPVTGYAVYADGKKVTDVDSPTGDHALIDIGKLIGLNPKCVTVRTKSRDSQSSDSAPTPIPPAVLRGVASRGPRGPGPGQIPGQNQQAQGYRMQRPQPYQQQQQVIEHDENLSDKEIFPTNRHDQQAAAQPTSGFGTGLLKSIFDKITPSQQPSQPAQASQQPSNQQYQNTQAYHGTQQPPFPPGGQFPSNQPHQYPGQSQQYQNPPPRNHNERGRPPNPHQQNPQGQQGPMPQYGPRGGPPVGPRGPHPGQRSQMHQPHSQSKRSRYFIALFDYDPATMSPNPESCDEELPFSEGDTIKVWGDKDADGFYWGECRGRRGYVPHNMVEEVSEQEATGQAAAKPRDRWTDAYANQPVRRMVALYDYDPQELSPNVDADAELSFQTGQIIHVYGDMDDDGFYMAEIDGLRGLVPSNFLTEANDQYTAGQTSQGAGMAGRGAVPGGSVPGGGQGRGRGAPPGPGARGPPPPPRDNVAPAPRNHHRKTDACPLPPSQLDHNTSASNPEQANSQSRGRGAAAAAASTIARTSAGNAGTPTAQSPGTGATLAMPPVGTTTAVSTSPARRGGPTVVPAPTAQPPAPQPAAGQPQPATSQPNLMQKFTEMTAPGGDILSKGKELIFMKFGLGGK; encoded by the exons ATGAGTGGGTACAGCATGTCGAGCGGCGGCGAGTCGGACGCGCTGTCGCGGCGGCTGCGTGAGGCGGAGCGCGCGCGGGCCGACGCCGAGCGCGCGCACGCAGACGCGCTGGCGCAGCTGCGGAACGCGCAACGTTCGCCGCTCGACGCGCACAACGTCGAACAGCTGCAGTCGAGGGTACGGGAGTTGGAGAAGAAG GCTGCATTGGAAACTGTCCGTTGCGAAGAACTTCAGTTGGAGATGTCATCGGCGATGCGCCCGCGCGGCGCCACCACCACGTCGTGGACGACTCCCATCGCACAACCTGCCTCGGAAATTGAACGAATCATGGCGAAGATCGAGCAAGACAATCGAATCTTGGCTGAATTGGAACATACTAGATCTACCACTCATGGTAGGTTCTCCATAG GCATGCAACAAAGTGGATCTAATCAGGCCCTGGGGGAATTCCATTCACCGACGCCATCACCTCACCCCCACTCGTACACGAGCACGACGGGGCACGTAGCACTGTGTCAGAGCAGCACCATGCCCACTCTGTCGGGGCTACACGCCACGCAGTCGCAGTTCACGGCCCCCAGCTCCAACTCCGTCGCCTACTCCATGGGCGTTCACAACCCGACCTCATACTCGAACCCCGTAGCCTCGAGCTACGGAATGACCAACACTCATCAAGTCACGTTCACCAACCCAGTTACCGCTCCTCTAGTTAACAATATAGGTCAAATTTCAAGCACCCTGGCAGGACTGCAGTcaaatttacaaaacataacCGGAAACGTATCGGGAATGAATCTCGGCACGAATATTACCGGACCGTCTATCACTGGCACGCTCCCAGGAACCGGTCTGACGAGCTGTTTGAATAATCCACCTGTAAGTTTGTCGTCGGGATTAACGAGTACATTGGCGGGAATACAATCATCATTAACGGGAGCTCTCGGAAACACGCTCTCGAATCTAACAAGTGGTACTCAACTCGGTGCATTAAATACGAGTTTAAATGCGACGAATGCATTCGGAACGGGCGCCGGGACGTACACGAATCCTCTGCTATCAAGCGGTCTGGGAACTAACGCTATGAATATTAAACTTAAGCCGATGGATGAAATTGATCTCGGATTATCTAGGTTCGGAACGAGTAATCCGCCATTAGTTAGAGCGACCACACCCGTAACTCCGCACCAACCGAGCTGGAACTTAGGTTTAGATAACCAATTTGGAACTGATAGACTAGGAACCTTAGATTCGACGTTCTGCCACGACCGGGGTACGAGAGCTATAAGACTTTTACCGAATAATATGTTGGATATGGACG taCGTAATACGCATTATATGAATGGCGGCGGCTCAGCAGAGCCTCAAGTTGATATGTTGGATATACCTGGAAAGGGCAGATGTTGTGTTTATATTGCAAGATTTTCTTACGACCCACCAGA CGTTGAGACAGCAGAGGGAGAGCTATCAATATGTGCTGGAGACTATCTGCTTGTGTGGGGTCAAGCTGATCCCAATGCGACAATGCTTGACGCAGAATTACTTGACGGAAGACGCGGCCTTGTGCCAGCCAACTTCGTACAAAGACTAGTTGGAGACGACCTTTTAGAATTCCATCAG GCCGTTGTTGCTACATTGAGAGACGTAGACGAAACAGCAACTACTGCTATTAGCGACTTATCACTCAGTCGAGACGTGGCCAGACTTAGTGAAATGGCCGATATCAGTGAAGGACCAGAAGACGACGATAATG TGCCGGCGCCACGGCAGCTGAGCTTGGAGAGACAGCTGAACAAGTCGGTGCTGATCGGCTGGACGGCGCCCGAAGGGGTTCAGCAGGCCAACATCGAGAGCTACCATGTGTACGTCGACGGAGTCCTGAAGACGACGGTCAAAGCGACGGAGCGCACACGAGCGCTCGTCGAGGGTGTGGATGCTAACAGA CCTCATCGCATCAGCGTGCGGTCCGTGACGGCGACGCGACGTACCTCCCGCGACGCCGCCTGTACGATGGTCATTGGTAGAGACACTGGTAACATGGGCCCGACGTGCGTTAGAGCGAGCGGCGTCACCTGCTCCCAAGCTATCATATCATGGCTACCGGCTAATTCTAATCATCAACACGTCGTTTGCGTTAACAATGTCGAA GTGCGAACTGTCAAACCGGGTGTATACCGTCATACAATCACTGGGCTATCACCGAGCACGCAGTATCGAGTTACCGTACGGGCTAAACACTTACGAGCTGGCCCCCCCGGTATGCCCATAGAAGAAGCACCCGGCGCTTACACCGACTTCCGAACGCTACCCAAAGGACTTCCGGACCCACCGAACGAAATCATG GTGGAAGCTGGACCCCAGGACGGCACTCTGCTAGTGACATGGCAGCCGGTGCTCCGACCGCCCGCGTCCGGCCCCGTTACCGGATACGCAGTATACGCCGACGGCAAGAAGGTGACCGACGTAGATTCGCCGACGGGCGATCACGCGCTCATCGATATTGGCAAACTGATTGGCCTCAATCCCAAATGTGTCACT GTGCGAACTAAGTCTCGAGACAGCCAATCCAGTGATAGCGCTCCGACCCCTATTCCACCGGCCGTGCTTCGAGGTGTGGCATCGCGGGGCCCCCGGGGACCAGGCCCAGGGCAAATTCCGGGACAAAATCAACAGGCTCAAGGCTATCGAATGCAACGCCCCCAACCTTATCAGCAGCAGCAGCAAGTAATAGAGCACGATGAAAACCTCTCCGATAAGGAAATCTTCCCCACCAATCGTCACGATCAGCAGGCGGCAGCTCAG CCTACGAGCGGATTCGGCACAGGTCTCCTAAAGAGTATATTCGACAAAATAACCCCTTCG CAGCAGCCGTCCCAACCTGCACAAGCGTCGCAACAGCCTTCAAATCAGCAGTACCAGAATACACAAGCCTACCATGGCACGCAGCAACCCCCCTTTCCTCCGGGCGGCCAGTTTCCAAGTAACCAGCCGCACCAATATCCCGGTCAGTCGCAGCAGTATCAGAACCCTCCGCCTAGAAACCACAACGAAAGGGGTCGCCCACCCAACCCACATCAG CAAAACCCACAAGGTCAACAAGGTCCCATGCCCCAATACGGTCCCCGTGGGGGCCCTCCGGTAGGCCCTAGAGGCCCACACCCTGGCCAGCGATCGCAAATGCATCAACCTCACTCCCAATCAAAAAGAAGCCGCTACTTCATAGCATTATTCGACTACGACCCAGCCACGATGAGTCCAAACCCGGAAAGCTGCGATGAAGAGTTGCCCTTCAGTGAAGGAGACACAATCAAG GTTTGGGGAGACAAAGACGCCGATGGATTCTATTGGGGCGAGTGTCGTGGTCGGCGAGGATACGTGCCGCACAACATGGTGGAGGAGGTCTCCGAGCAGGAGGCCACCGGCCAAGCCGCCGCCAAGCCGAGAGACAGATGGACGGACGCGTACGCCAACCAGCCCGTCAGGAGAATGGTCGCTCTGTACGATTACGACCCGCAGGAGCTCAGTCCCAATGTAGACGCCGAT GCGGAGCTAAGCTTCCAGACGGGTCAGATAATTCACGTGTACGGAGATATGGATGATGATGGATTTTATATGGCTGAAATCGACGGCTTGAGAGGACTAGTCCCTAGCAACTTCCTAACGGAGGCTAACGATCAATACACGGCAGGACAAACTAGTCAAG GAGCAGGAATGGCGGGGCGAGGTGCAGTACCGGGAGGCAGCGTCCCGGGAGGCGGGCAGGGGCGAGGGCGGGGCGCGCCCCCCGGGCCAGGGGCGAGgggcccgcccccgcccccgcggGACAACGTCGCCCCCGCGCCGAGAAACCACCACCGGAAAACAG ATGCCTGCCCTCTTCCCCCTTCTCAGTTAGACCACAACACATCCGCCAGTAATCCAGAACAGGCGAATTCTCAG TCGAGGGGGAgaggcgcggcggcggcggcggcgagcaCGATCGCGCGCACGAGCGCTGGTAACGCGGGCACGCCGACCGCGCAGTCGCCCGGCACCGGCGCGACGCTGGCCATGCCGCCCGTGGGCACCACCACCGCCGTGAGCACGTCGCCCGCGCGCCGCGGCGGCCCCACCGTGGTGCCGGCGCCCACCGCGCAGCCCCCCGCGCCGCAGCCCGCCGCCGGCCAGCCGCAGCCCGCCACCTCGCAGCCCAACCTCATGCAGAAGTTTACGGAGATGACGGCGCCCGGCGGCGACATCCTCAGCAAGGGCAAGGAGCTCATCTTCATGAAGTTCGGGCTGGGCGGGAAATAA